TGGCCTGCCAATTGCGAGTAGGTCAAATCGGTCTGCCTCGATGGCTGCTGAACCAGTTTGTGGTGTAAATCCACCAACCCCAACTAAGGTTTTTTTGTACCGTGATCTGACATAGTCAGACGCTCTTCCACCCAAATGTTCAAAGGTCATCTCATCATCAAATATGCCAATGTGTAAAAAAGCCAAATTACGCTTTTCTAATTCAGGTAAAAGATAATCAAATACCTGTTTGTCACGAGGGTCTGACGCCATATTAAAGTAGGCACCTGGTGATAGGCGCAGTGCCGTTTTATCGTGGCCGATACGACCCACGATTGCATCGACAACTTCTAATGCGAAACGGCTCATATTTTCAGGTGTTTCACCGTAATTGTCTGTGCGTTTATTACTGTCAAAATGTAAAAACTGATCGATGAGATAACCATTTGCTCCATGGATCTCCACACCATCGAAACCTGCATCAATTGCATTGGCAGCTGCTTGCGCATAGTCATTGACTAGTTCTTGGATTTGTTTAGTTGTTGCCGGTGTCGGTACTTGATAGGTCAGATCCCTCATGCGGGGCACAGTACCTTCTACTGCTGCTGCACTGGGGGCAATTACCGTGTCACCCGCATAGAAATGAGGGTGTGCTACTCGACCTGTATGCCATAATTGAGCAAAAATTTTCCCGCCGTTGCTGTGTACTGCATCAGTGACCTTTCTCCATCCGGTAATTTGCTCTGGTGTGAATAAACCAGGCGTATTTGGATAGCCCTGTCCATCAGGACGAATTATCGTTGCTTCAGAAATAATTAATCCGGTATCTGCGCGCTTTGCGTAATATGCTGCCATGTCATCAGTTGGCACAAGATTATCATCTGCCATACACCGGGTTAGTGGCGCCATTAACACGCGGTTTTGTAATGAAATAGTCGAGTTGAGTTGATAAGGCTGAAATAGTATGTCTGTCATGGGTTGTTGTTCTCTGTATTTTGAATGTTTATTCAAGATAGCTTTATTTGAACGATCATTCAATACTATTTTTGAACATTTGTTCAAATTTGTTTAAGATACGCATAAAGTACTTAGCTGAGTTTGTTTATGAGAAGCGCAGAGTTTGATAGAGAAGTTGTTCTGAGAGCGGCTATGAATGCATTTATGGAAAAAGGGTATAATAAAACCAGCATGCAAGATTTAAAGCTTGCCACAGGATTGCACCCAGGCTCGATTTACTGCGCTTTTGAAAATAAAAAGGGATTATTACTAGCGTCGTTAGAACAGTATAACCTTGATAGAAGTGAAGAGCTTAAGTCAATCTTTAATGGCCAAGTCGATGCGCGAAGTGGGTTGAGGGCATACTTAGATAGCATCGTTGCAGAGTGTATTAGTGGTGATCCAACGCAGTCTTGTTTAAGTCAAAAAGCGATTAACGAAATTGCGCAAACAGATGAACAAGCCCAGGTAGTATTGAGTCAGCAATGTGTGATGTGGCAAAGCTTTATGAAAGATGTATTTTCTCAGGCAAAGCTAGAGGGTGTGATAAGCGGTCCACGTGATCCTCAGCAGCGTGCACAAAGCTTAATTGTCGGTATTTATGGCCTCAGGACGTTTTCTCAAGCACAAAAAGACCCAGAGGTGATTTCAGGTATCGCAAATCAATTGTTGATTGACGTTTGCCGTTAATTTCAAGCATTTGGTGTGATTTGAGTTGTTGGATTTGCACTGCGAGTAGCCGAATATGAGTGAATTGTATGGCAGGTATTACACAAAGCTAGGTAATTTAATTTGCTGCTCTATTAGACATTATTACTAGCACGTGAGGCTAGCTCTGTTGAAGAGTTTGGTATAGTCTATGAATTCTTATGGTTGTTAGTTAATTAAATGGAAATCATAGAGATATGGAATATCAATTTTCCAATGCGGGGTTGAATAGTCGAGAGCAAAGCTTCAAAGTAGACGGCAAAAGCGTGGTACTCGAAGAACGCGCTTTTAAGCTATTAGCCTACTTAATTGATACCCACCCAAAAGTTTGTACCCAAGATGAGCTGGTTGCGTATTTATGGCCTGACTCTGTTGTTTCTCCATGGTCTTTACCGCGTTTAATATCTGATACCAGAAGCCTGTTGAGGCGTTTTGGAGTGCAACACGACTTAATATTTACTGTAAGGGGGCAGGGGTATAAGTTTAATCCTGAGGTGACAATACAGTGTAGCCATAATGTGGATGCTGCCGAGGTACAATTAGCGATGCTAAAAGCAGAGCATAGTTCGGACGGTGCACATTTAAAGTTTTGGATAGGGGTGACCTTGGTGATGTGTTGTGCATGTATATGGTTGATCATTAACCATGCCGTCGTTCACGAACAAGATATCAGTTTTAAGGTTAGTGAGCCAATCGATGCGAAAGGACGCATTTTATGGGTGGATGATAATCCTAAAAACAACATCAAAGAGCAAGGGTATTTTCTAAAGCAAAAAATTGGCGTTTATAACACAGCGTCGACTCAAGAAGCGCTACTCCTATTAAGCATGTATGAATATACCGTCGTTATTTCAGATATGGGCCGCAATGGAGAGCCTCTAGCCGGCCTAAAGCTACTTAGAGCAATGCGAGCGGCGGGAGATGAAACGCCATTTTATGTATACACTTGGGTTGAATCAAAAAAACAGCAAGAAGTGATTGTTTCGGCAGGCGGTCAGGGAGTCGCAACGAAAAAGCAAGCGCTATACGACTATGTATTACTGCATTTTGATGATGAAAAAATTTAAGATTAAAAGTTAAGCATCTGATTTTTATGCTTTTCAATTTTTTTCAAAGTGATTCAAGGGACAAATTCATGCAACTATGTCAACTTTTAGAGGCTGCTCTCTTACAGCAAATGTCTTGGCCTTAACACTCGTACTGTGGTGGGTATTGATGTGTTAAGGCTGTTTTCTATTCATTCATCTGTAAAAGTAAATGTGTATATCTCCCAATCGATGCATATGGTTCAGAACGATTATATTTAAGTTCAAGAGATAATAGTTGCTCGAATTGGTCCTGTGCTTTATGTAGTTCACGCAAATAATCGTGAAAGCAACGCACACCTGTTTTGCGCATAGTGCGAAGGGATAATGCATTTAACCAGTCTTCAACATCCTCACTTTCTAATGGCTGGTTTGGACTAAGCCCGACTTTTTGTTTTACCTCTAATCCATTTGATACGTAATCAAAGTTGCCATAAACCATGTTTGCTAGGCGTTGAGCTGCCTTATTAAAATACATCAGTGATAAAACCCCTTGAGGGGCTAAACAACTTTTTAATATCGCTAAAGCGTGTTGTTGTTCGACAACCCACTCTAAAACGGCATGGCAAAGAACCAAATCAAACTGTCCTAGGGCCAAAGAAGGAATGTCTTGTAGCTGTGCATGAATAAAAGTCATACTTTCAGATAAGCCACTAGACTCGGCTCGACCTTGAGCGAATTCCAGCATAGATGCAGATACATCAAGTAAGGTAACTTGATGTCCACATTCAGCAAGGTAGAGTGCAAGTTGCCCCTGGCCACCACCTACATCGAGTATGTTGAGTGGTTTATTTGTAAAATAGCAGTGGACCAACTCATCCAAATCTCGCTTTAGTACAGCTTCTCTGAGCTGACCTTTAGTCGTGCCGTAAATGTTATTTTTGAACTTGCCAGCGATATCACAAAAGTGGCGATCTTTGGGGTTTGTTGGGGTGTGCTGCTTTTTCATCATTTGGGTTTAGACCGGATTATTAATATCGACAAACTCGACATCGAGGTCATATTTGTCAGCTAAATACTCACCCAGCGCTTTAACACCGTATCGCTCTGTCGCGTGGTGTCCAGCGGCAAAAAAGTGAATGCCCTGCTCGTTTGAGCTATGAATTGTTTGTTCTGATGCTTCACCTGTTAAGTAGGCATCAATGCCTTGGCTTGCGGCTAGATCAATAAAGCTTTGACCACCGCCGGTGCACCAAGCAATTGTCTCAATCTTATGTTCACCAGCTTGATTAACCAGTGGTGCTCTGTCTAATTTATTTTCGATTAACTGTGTGAATTCCTCAACTGTCATAGGTGTTTTCAGCTTGCCTTTGACAGCGACACTGTTCTTATTCCAAGGCTCCAATGGACGCTCGACAATAAGGTCAAGTAAATGACCAAGTTGAGCATTGTTGCCAAGCTCTGGGTGAACATCAAGAGGTAGGTGATATGCCAGTAAATTTATGTCGTTAGCTAGTAAACTTTGGATGCGACGCTTTTTCATGCCTGTAATTGGTTGATCTTCACCTTTCCAAAAATAACCGTGGTGAACCAAAATTGCGTCGGCCTGTTTCTCTATCGCAACGTCGATCAAGGCTTGGCTGGCAGTCACACCGGTAATTACCTTTTTAATTTCTGATTTTCCTTCAACTTGTAAACCGTTAGGACAAAAGTCATTTATTTGAAAGGGCTTAAGTAACTCTGTAAGTTGGTTAACTAATTTTTTGCGCTGCATAGTGACCCCAAAATGCGATAAAAACGCATAGTTTAGCGTTTTTTTTGCGGAAGGAAAGTAGGATATTTAGATCTGTTAAGTGAGACATCAAGCTAGTTATAAAGTTGTACTTTAAGAATATTAGGCTAGCTTTAGTGGCATAATATATCTCAGGAGATTGAAATAATGGCGGTCAAAGCAATTCCCCAAGGGTACCACGCAATAACGCCTTATCTTATCGTACAAGGTGCTGGAGAGGCGATCCAATTTTACCAAAAAGTCTTCAGTGCCAGCCTTGTAATGCAACTCAATATGGCTGATGGTTCAATTGCACATGCTGAGCTTAAGGTTGGAGACTCCCATATTATGATCAGTGATGAATGTCCTGATATGCATTTTAAGGGGCCGAAGCAGCTGGGGGGCACAGCAGTTTCTTTGATGCATTATGTGGAAGATGTGGATTTTGTGTTTTCACAAGCCTTGGCGATGGGGGCAAAAGAAATTAGAGCGGTTGAGGATCAATTTTATGGTGATAGGGCGGGTACACTTGAAGACCCATTCGGTCATGTGTGGACGATTGCAACTCATATTGAAGATTTATCAGAGACGGAGTTGCAAGAAAGAATGAGTGAGTTTATGTCAAAACAGCCTGATGAGTAATGTGTGGTTCAGCACCTTGCTGTGGTGCTGAACGTTTGAGTTTACTGAACGATTATTTTTTATCTTGAGTATTCAAGTCAAAGTCGCTTGCTTGGTGCCTTTCATGGAGTTGCTCGCTGTCTTCCCCCCATGTCCGATTGACCATTCTTCCTCGTTTTACAGCACTTCGGGTACTGATGAGTTTTGCCCAGCGTTGAACGTGTGGATATGCGTCAACATTTAAAAACTCAGCAGCATCGTATAGACCACCTGTCACTAATACGCCATACCAAGGCCAAATTGCAATATCGGCAATGGTGTACTCATTGCCACACAGATAGGTGTTATCTTGTAAATGTATATTTAACACATCGAGCTGTCGTTTTACTTCCATGGTGTAACGATCAATCGGGTATTGAAGCTTTTCTGGGGCATAAGCATAAAAGTGTCCAAATCCACCACCTAGAATAGGTGCGGAACCCATTTGCCAAAACAACCAGTTTAGGCACTCGGTTCGCAAATGAAGAGGTTTTGGAATGAACGCAGAGAATTTCTCTGCGAGGTATAACAAAATGGCACCAGACTCAAACACTCTAATGGCAGGTTGTTGACTATTATCAATGAGAGCTGGGATTTTTGAATTAGGGTTGATATCGCAAAATCCAGATGAAAAATGGTCCTCCTCCATAATATCAATTAAAAATGCGTTATATTCAGCGTCTGCAATGCCTTTTTCAAGTAGCTCCTCAAGTAAAATGGTTACCTTGACGCCGTTTGGCGTGGCTAAGGAATAAAGTTGAAGTGGGTGCTTACCTGCTGGTAAAGATTTATTAAATCTTGGTCCTGCTGTAGGGCGATTGATACTGGAAAACTTTCCACCATTGCCGCTTTGCCACTGCCATACCTTTTCGGGGGTGTAAGGACTTTTTGTCATATATTTTCCTTTTCAATATAAACTGTACATTGAATTGACCGTGCATTGTTTATTTTTAGTTCAGTAGTTAAGTATAAGCCTTGGTCGTTATGTGTAATAAGGCTACTGTGATTAATGTGAATTCTCTTGCTAGATTACGTTTATTTTCTCGCGCCGAAGTGGTACCAGATTTATTTCTCTAAGTCGTTTAGTCAATTATTTTTACTATTTTATTACATTCGACATATTTGGTCTGATTTTTTTAAAAGCTGAAAATTCAAGTTTATAGCGTTTCAAAAAAGGCGATATGAGAAATTTTTTTCTCAAACCTATTTGGGTTAGTCGTTTTTTCGTCCCGATAGTGGGTTGTGTTTTGCTTTATATTAGGTACATTGGTGTTAATAAAATTACTGAATTTGTTAACTTAACTCGAGGGCTCTTGGCAATGCGTAAAGCTTTTCATCCATTACTTATGCTTTTGACATTTAATTGTGCGTTTTTTTCCAATGCTGATGACAGCGCTGTCTCTTTAACCTCAAGCGCCAATGAAAAAGTGCTTGAACGCCGTATCGCAGGATTATGGCATGACGTGAATAATAGCAATTTTAGCAATGGCCACTTAATTGTATCTCAGCATGGAGATGAGATTTTTACCGCACATTATTTGGAGTTTAAAGGAACGCCTTTTGTTGAGCATGGCAATGGAATAAGAAAGCACGACACGATTACTGTCAAGGTGCAAGTAACGCAACAAATACCGGGTTGGACGACCGAGGGGGTCCATACCCTGACTTTATCTGAAGATGGACAGTTTTTGGTCGGAGAATATGCTTCAGGGGGCAGCACAGGTCCTTTGAAGTTTAAAAAGGCGGGAAAATAGGACCTGCTTAACAATAAAAACATGTTGAAGGAAATAAAATGAAAACATCACACAACAGGGCATTAAACAGAGTAAAGCAGGCATTGCTTGTCTCTGGTTTTATCGCCTCCCTTCCTGCATTTGCTGTGGCTCCTGGCGCGCCAAAAGTGGAATGGATGGTCGAAAAGCATAGTCTAGTCACTATAACAGATTCACTGGCATACAAAGACGTAGTCGTTGCGCCAAGTGTAGATGTTTCTGTACCTTGGTCAAAATGGACTGGTGAAGCTGGCGAAACAGTTAAGGTACTACTGGATGGACAAGTTGTTCACAGTCGTATTTTAACAGATGTCGGGAGCTCGCAATCGGGTGTAGAAACATTAACATTTACGAAAGGTGGAAAATTTAATTTAACGGTTCAGCTTTGTAACATTGATGGCTGTAGTGATAGCACGAATAATAAAGTCCTAGTGGTCGCAGACACAGCGGGAAGTCATTTAGATCCGTTGCCGATGAAAGTGAATGATCCGCGTTTCCCCATTGAGATGACCAATCGTTCTTATGTAAATACAACAGGCAAAGTAGTTGCTGCATATGCAGCAGAGTGGTCTGTTTATCGTGTAGAAGGCATGGATTATTACATTGATAATATTCCAGCTGAAAACTTGACGCATATTTTTTATGGATTTGTCGCGATTGCTGGGCCGAATGAGTCTTTCAAAAAGGAAAACCCCACAGGATATGACACCTTTCAGCGTGTTACTGCTGGCTTAAGCGATTTTGAGCTTGCGCCACCTGATCCTTGGGCTGCTTATATGAAGCCTGTTGGTGATCAGGTAAATCAGGATGCTATCAAAGGAAACTATGGTCAAATGATGGCCTTAAAACAGCGCTATCCTGACCTTAAAATCATTCCATCGATTGGTGGTTGGACGTTATCTGATCCATTCTACTTTATGGCTGATGATGCGAAGCGTAAGACTTTCGTTGAATCTTGTCGTCAATACCTAAGAACATGGCAGTTTTGGGATGGTATCGACATTGATTGGGAGTTTCCTGGTGTTGCAGCTGCAAACCCGAATTTAGGTTCTCCAAGTGATGGTGCAACTTATATCAAGTTGATGAAAGAGTTACGTGCAATGCTTGATGAAGAAGAGCTGCGTACAGGCCGCAATTATGAATTGACATCAGCAATCAACGTTGGGTTTGACAAGCTTGATGAGGTCAATTACGGCGAAGCAATTAAGTATATGGACTATATCTTGATGATGTCCTACGACTATTTTGGCGCATGGGATTTAGAGGGTCTTGGTCACCAGACCGCGGTATATCCATCAGACTTTAAACCTTCTGATGTACGTACAACACAATACAACCTAAAAACAGGTATTGATTTGCTTAAGGCGCAAGGTGTACCTGGCAATAAATTGATTGCTGGTATCGCAATGTATGGGCGTGGCTGGACAGGAGTTGAACACACGCCTGGGACGCACCATATGCAAGGTAAAGCAACGGGTCCATCAGCACCAGCTGATGCATTTAAGCTTGAACCTGGCACACTGATGTACGCAAATATTGCGCAATGGGCAAAACACCCTGATTGGGAATATCATTATGATACCGTTGCACAGGCACCATACATTTATCGTCCGAGTACTGGAGATCTGATCTCCTACGATGATCAAAGGTCGATTAAAGCTAAAGGTGAACTTGTGTTCCAAGAAGGGCTTGCAGGTATGTTCGGCTGGGAAATCGACACTGATAATGGTGATATCTTGAACTGGATGCATGAGTCGCTTGGTCATCCGCTAGTTGACGGCTCTAACCGTGCTCCAGTGGTGAATGCCGGTGCGGATCAAAGTGTCTTATCAGGCTCTGTAGTAAAGCTCTCTGCAACAGCGAACGACGTTGATAACGATGCACTTACTTATCAGTGGCAACAAGTGTCTGGTCCTGCGGTTGCTTTAGGCGTTACCAGTGCATTGAACCTAGAATTTGTGGCACCTGATGTAGTCGGTGAAGCGACGGTGACTTTACGTTTTAGTGCTAATGATGGAAAAGGCGGAAATACCAGCGATGAAGTCGTGATTACAGTTCGTGATAGTGTTGTTAATACACCACCTGTAGTTAATGCCGGTGCCGATCAACAAGTTGATTCGGGCTCTGCTAATGTCACGTTAGATGGCAGTGCAACTTCAGACGCTGATGGAGATGTGCTTACTTACACTTGGAGCCAAGTTTCAGGTGGTGCCGTTGTACTTGCTGGGGCGGATACTAGTAAAGCAAGTTTTTCAGCGCCAGAAGTTACGCAACCTGAACAATTGGTGTTCCAGTTAAGTGTATCTGACAATGGTGTTGATAGTTATTCTGATACAGTGACCGTGACGGTGACTCCTAAAGGCACTGGTGGCCATCCAGCCTATGATCCTGTTACAGTTTACAATACTGGCGATCGAGTGAGTCATTTTGATCAAGAAGTTAAGCAAACATTAGTATGGGAAGCTAAGTACTGGGTATCTGGTGTTGAGCCAACGCGTTTTGCAGATGCATGGACCTTGATCAGCCAAGTTGAGTTTCCATGGCATATTAATGTTGCTTACAACGCTGGCTCTGAAGTGAACCATTGCGATGCAACAAACCAATGTGCGCGTTACAAAGCGCTTTGGTGGACTAAAGGTGATGAACCAGGTAAAAGTGGTGCCTGGCAAAAACTATAAGCTAATACGTGTGGGCGGGTAGTCCACACTTTTTTCTAGGAGAAGGTTTAGGTCAAATCTTTTCCTATCCATACCACTTTACCAATAATTTCAAGCTGTTCCATTTCATCAGGTTTAACTACCTGCTCAACATATTCCTTATTGTCACTGATAAGCCTCACAGAGCCATCTAAATATTGCTGTAAACGTTTTGCGTAGAGCTCTTCACCGAGTCTTACAACATAAATGAGCCCTTCACTGAGTTTTTTATCACTTAAATCGACTAAAATGGTGTTGTTGTTATGGATGGTTGGCTCCATAGAGTCACCTTTGGCGAATACCACCGCTAGTTTGCTTTTCTCAAGGTTTTTGTACTCAAGCCATTTTTTTCTAAAGGCTAGATGCCTAGAAACTTGCATTTGGTCATTGAATGCGCCGTAGCCAGTACTAACTGAAACGTGATAACCAGGTACTAAAACAAAGGCATCATTAAACTCGTCCAGTTTTACAACTGGGTGTAATGCACTTTCTTCGTTATCTACGCCATTTTCTTCTCCGGTAATTAACCAGAGTAAGTTGACTTGAGCTTCAGTGGCAATTCTTTCAATGATACTAAGTTTTGGATCTTCACCTTTTAATATTCGACGCAGCGTGCCTTCAGAAACATCAATTTTTGACGCAAACGCCCTTATACTGTGCGGTTTAATTGCTTCCTCGACTCTAGCCGCCAAGGTATTGAGGTAATTTACTCCGTCCATAATGGGTTTATTTCCTGTATCACATAGATTAAGCGTCATGTCCGTCATTATAAGGAGCTTTAAATATAAACTCAATGCAATTTTTTACGCAGATTTAATTTAATTAATGGTTGTTGTGCGTAATTTTTTGCTCTATACTTTATAAAAAATTACGCACTCGAGCTTATATATGGTTCAGTATGCATTAATTACGGTAAGTTATAACAGTTAGTAGGGCACCTCTGGGTGCAGACGTACTCACTTGCGTAAAAAAATAAGGAAAGTGAACATGGCCAAACACCTAACATTCAACACTCAAATGAAAACTAGACTATCTAAGCACTTGGTGTCTGCTCATCGAAGTGATGATGTAACTCCTCAGTCATCTAAACTGATTCGTACGCCGAAAGGCGCGCAATTACTAAAGTATGCAAGAAAGTGCAGAGGCTATACGCAAGCAGAATCTGCCGCTTGTTATGGTATTGAAGAGAGAACGCTAAGGCGATGGGAAAATAATGAATATAATCCGAGATGGAATGATGTCATTTCGTTGATTGAGGATGTCTATTTGATGGATATTACCCAAGTTATCGAAGGTGTGAGAAACAGCCCTGATGTGATTGCGTAAAATATAACGCAAGGTGAGTCACGTAGAAACCGTTTATTAAATTACGCACTTTGCTAATGTGCGTAATTTAATAAGTATCAGTGTGGTGCAAAATTGATAATTAATTATGGTGAAATACATAGGAATTGTATGGTGCTGTTAGGAAGTATTATTTAAATCTAAGTGTTGTCTAATGGGGGAATAGAGCTGATTTATAAACTGATAAATCTATTGAATAAATTCTTTATTTTGTTGTTTTTTCTGAGGTGTTTGAGCATTTTGTAGTTGGTGTGAACTGCTGCTAGGGTTACTCCAACACATAGCTGAGTATGAAGTACAGACTATACAGGTTTCTCTCAATGAAAAGGAAATTGTCATGTCTATGTCTAAACTTTCGTTCGCACTGGGTTCGATATTAACGAGCTTAAATGTATTTGCACTTGCGCAAAATATTGCAGATGAAGATGGTTTCGAGCGGGTTACACATTATGCTGTAGGCCCTGTGAGCAGTGCAATGATCACCAGTGAACATGCACATAAATTAACGCTTAATGTTCAACTCAGAGATGAGCTGAGTACCTGCTACAATGCCAACGTCTATTCTAATGAGACGCACATCAATCTTGCAAACTTAAGTGTGTCTGTCGATACGCATAGTACAAAGAGTTTAACGTTAGAAGCAGATCTTCATGATGAAGCGGTGTTACAAGACTCCAAGACGGTACACATTAATTGCATCGATGCACTTGGCGAAGACTATAACGTACTGGTTAATGTACCTGGTGCACCAATAG
This genomic window from Pseudoalteromonas luteoviolacea contains:
- a CDS encoding alkene reductase; translated protein: MTDILFQPYQLNSTISLQNRVLMAPLTRCMADDNLVPTDDMAAYYAKRADTGLIISEATIIRPDGQGYPNTPGLFTPEQITGWRKVTDAVHSNGGKIFAQLWHTGRVAHPHFYAGDTVIAPSAAAVEGTVPRMRDLTYQVPTPATTKQIQELVNDYAQAAANAIDAGFDGVEIHGANGYLIDQFLHFDSNKRTDNYGETPENMSRFALEVVDAIVGRIGHDKTALRLSPGAYFNMASDPRDKQVFDYLLPELEKRNLAFLHIGIFDDEMTFEHLGGRASDYVRSRYKKTLVGVGGFTPQTGSAAIEADRFDLLAIGRPLIANPDYIAKVKNQQPLVEYNEQMLTSLV
- a CDS encoding TetR/AcrR family transcriptional regulator, with the protein product MRSAEFDREVVLRAAMNAFMEKGYNKTSMQDLKLATGLHPGSIYCAFENKKGLLLASLEQYNLDRSEELKSIFNGQVDARSGLRAYLDSIVAECISGDPTQSCLSQKAINEIAQTDEQAQVVLSQQCVMWQSFMKDVFSQAKLEGVISGPRDPQQRAQSLIVGIYGLRTFSQAQKDPEVISGIANQLLIDVCR
- a CDS encoding winged helix-turn-helix domain-containing protein, translated to MEYQFSNAGLNSREQSFKVDGKSVVLEERAFKLLAYLIDTHPKVCTQDELVAYLWPDSVVSPWSLPRLISDTRSLLRRFGVQHDLIFTVRGQGYKFNPEVTIQCSHNVDAAEVQLAMLKAEHSSDGAHLKFWIGVTLVMCCACIWLIINHAVVHEQDISFKVSEPIDAKGRILWVDDNPKNNIKEQGYFLKQKIGVYNTASTQEALLLLSMYEYTVVISDMGRNGEPLAGLKLLRAMRAAGDETPFYVYTWVESKKQQEVIVSAGGQGVATKKQALYDYVLLHFDDEKI
- a CDS encoding methyltransferase domain-containing protein; translated protein: MMKKQHTPTNPKDRHFCDIAGKFKNNIYGTTKGQLREAVLKRDLDELVHCYFTNKPLNILDVGGGQGQLALYLAECGHQVTLLDVSASMLEFAQGRAESSGLSESMTFIHAQLQDIPSLALGQFDLVLCHAVLEWVVEQQHALAILKSCLAPQGVLSLMYFNKAAQRLANMVYGNFDYVSNGLEVKQKVGLSPNQPLESEDVEDWLNALSLRTMRKTGVRCFHDYLRELHKAQDQFEQLLSLELKYNRSEPYASIGRYTHLLLQMNE
- a CDS encoding Nif3-like dinuclear metal center hexameric protein, encoding MQRKKLVNQLTELLKPFQINDFCPNGLQVEGKSEIKKVITGVTASQALIDVAIEKQADAILVHHGYFWKGEDQPITGMKKRRIQSLLANDINLLAYHLPLDVHPELGNNAQLGHLLDLIVERPLEPWNKNSVAVKGKLKTPMTVEEFTQLIENKLDRAPLVNQAGEHKIETIAWCTGGGQSFIDLAASQGIDAYLTGEASEQTIHSSNEQGIHFFAAGHHATERYGVKALGEYLADKYDLDVEFVDINNPV
- a CDS encoding VOC family protein, which codes for MAVKAIPQGYHAITPYLIVQGAGEAIQFYQKVFSASLVMQLNMADGSIAHAELKVGDSHIMISDECPDMHFKGPKQLGGTAVSLMHYVEDVDFVFSQALAMGAKEIRAVEDQFYGDRAGTLEDPFGHVWTIATHIEDLSETELQERMSEFMSKQPDE
- the yghU gene encoding glutathione-dependent disulfide-bond oxidoreductase; translated protein: MTKSPYTPEKVWQWQSGNGGKFSSINRPTAGPRFNKSLPAGKHPLQLYSLATPNGVKVTILLEELLEKGIADAEYNAFLIDIMEEDHFSSGFCDINPNSKIPALIDNSQQPAIRVFESGAILLYLAEKFSAFIPKPLHLRTECLNWLFWQMGSAPILGGGFGHFYAYAPEKLQYPIDRYTMEVKRQLDVLNIHLQDNTYLCGNEYTIADIAIWPWYGVLVTGGLYDAAEFLNVDAYPHVQRWAKLISTRSAVKRGRMVNRTWGEDSEQLHERHQASDFDLNTQDKK
- a CDS encoding glycosyl hydrolase family 18 protein; protein product: MKTSHNRALNRVKQALLVSGFIASLPAFAVAPGAPKVEWMVEKHSLVTITDSLAYKDVVVAPSVDVSVPWSKWTGEAGETVKVLLDGQVVHSRILTDVGSSQSGVETLTFTKGGKFNLTVQLCNIDGCSDSTNNKVLVVADTAGSHLDPLPMKVNDPRFPIEMTNRSYVNTTGKVVAAYAAEWSVYRVEGMDYYIDNIPAENLTHIFYGFVAIAGPNESFKKENPTGYDTFQRVTAGLSDFELAPPDPWAAYMKPVGDQVNQDAIKGNYGQMMALKQRYPDLKIIPSIGGWTLSDPFYFMADDAKRKTFVESCRQYLRTWQFWDGIDIDWEFPGVAAANPNLGSPSDGATYIKLMKELRAMLDEEELRTGRNYELTSAINVGFDKLDEVNYGEAIKYMDYILMMSYDYFGAWDLEGLGHQTAVYPSDFKPSDVRTTQYNLKTGIDLLKAQGVPGNKLIAGIAMYGRGWTGVEHTPGTHHMQGKATGPSAPADAFKLEPGTLMYANIAQWAKHPDWEYHYDTVAQAPYIYRPSTGDLISYDDQRSIKAKGELVFQEGLAGMFGWEIDTDNGDILNWMHESLGHPLVDGSNRAPVVNAGADQSVLSGSVVKLSATANDVDNDALTYQWQQVSGPAVALGVTSALNLEFVAPDVVGEATVTLRFSANDGKGGNTSDEVVITVRDSVVNTPPVVNAGADQQVDSGSANVTLDGSATSDADGDVLTYTWSQVSGGAVVLAGADTSKASFSAPEVTQPEQLVFQLSVSDNGVDSYSDTVTVTVTPKGTGGHPAYDPVTVYNTGDRVSHFDQEVKQTLVWEAKYWVSGVEPTRFADAWTLISQVEFPWHINVAYNAGSEVNHCDATNQCARYKALWWTKGDEPGKSGAWQKL
- a CDS encoding XRE family transcriptional regulator; amino-acid sequence: MTDMTLNLCDTGNKPIMDGVNYLNTLAARVEEAIKPHSIRAFASKIDVSEGTLRRILKGEDPKLSIIERIATEAQVNLLWLITGEENGVDNEESALHPVVKLDEFNDAFVLVPGYHVSVSTGYGAFNDQMQVSRHLAFRKKWLEYKNLEKSKLAVVFAKGDSMEPTIHNNNTILVDLSDKKLSEGLIYVVRLGEELYAKRLQQYLDGSVRLISDNKEYVEQVVKPDEMEQLEIIGKVVWIGKDLT
- a CDS encoding helix-turn-helix transcriptional regulator, whose product is MAKHLTFNTQMKTRLSKHLVSAHRSDDVTPQSSKLIRTPKGAQLLKYARKCRGYTQAESAACYGIEERTLRRWENNEYNPRWNDVISLIEDVYLMDITQVIEGVRNSPDVIA